The genomic window CGACGCTCCGAGGACGTTGGCAGGCTGCTCAGACGCGAACGCAAGCCCGTAATGCCATGGTGGGAGATCGATCACAGCTCCGACTGGTCTCAGGCCCGCTTTGGCCGCCCAAAGGACGACTTGCTCCGGACGCGGTCGAATGTCGAGGTTCGGTCCGCGCGGCGTTTTGTCGTGTCGCCAGTGAATTGCCAGCACGCGACCGTCGGCATTCAGCGATTCCGCAGCGTGCCGAAGCAGGGCGACGGGCTGCTCGCAATGCAGGATGTTGAAAAGAAGCACAGCGTCGGCTCGGACGCCGAATCCAAGTTCGACGACATCGCGCACACTGCACACGATAGGCAGACCCGCGGCCCGCTCAGCGGTTCGTGCAACCATCTCGGGGTCGACGTCGAAAGTGTGAAGAGTCCCAGAGATTGCCGATGCCACGGGAATCGAGAACGTGCCGTAGCCGCATCCGAGTTCGATCACGTCGCGATACGTGTCGATGTTCAATCGGTCAAGAATCAGGGGGACGTCGAAGAGCGATTCCCAATACGCTTCCTCTGGCATCCCGCTGTCGCGTATCTTCATCGGCTTGGTTCTTCAATGAATCCAGCTTCTTGACTGTCGCCGAGCCGCTCGCGGCCGGCGAGCAGATCGTCTGCATCGAGGAACTCGGCGGCGTGCTCAAGAGGTACGAACGCCGCGCGGCTTGAGGGCGTAGTCGATTGCTTTCTTGTGGACACTCGCCAAGCCGCGAGCGAACGGCGACTCTACGCGCGTCGGTCGGTATTCTCACCAGCGACGGCTTCGGCGAAGTCGTGCATGGTTGGGCGACGACAATTTGCGATAGCTCAGGACTTTCGGACAGCGCGTTCCGCGACGTGCCTGGAAATGCAATCGACTCGGCGGCAGCCGCGGCCATGGCTGGCGTGCTCCTGGGATTGAAGCGGTTCGTATGCAAGCCCAGTTCAACCCAAGCGCGCCGTATTCTTCAACTCAGGGCCGTTCAATGCGTTCGGCTAAATCTCCATTGTGAAATCGAGTTGCTCTGCGGCAGCGAAAGGGCCGACAGCCTGACCGAGGGAGACAATCGGACTCCTTCACGACTTCGATCGGCATGATAAGCGATTCCGGGTCTTGCAGCCAGCACGGGCTCCGGCGTCCCCTGCATGGACAGGCGTGATAGAGCACCGGCGTGCTGAGGAACGACCGTCGCGGACCGCTACCACCGCTTCTCGAACGACAGTCCGGTGAAGCCTTCAGGGGAGGTTTGGAGCACGGGCTGAACGGCAAAGTCCAGGTCGACGAACGCCACCGAGCGCGTCGCCAAATACGCCATCCACCACCCCATGATCACCTGCGAAGCGTAATGGTGGTTGTCGTTCACGCGCGAGAGCCCGGCGAGCGTTGAGCCGGCGTAGAGTCCGGACCTCAGCCATCGGTTCTCGGTCAGCTGCGCGGCGGTGAGAAACGGGACGGCGCCCATGAACGAATGGCCGCTGACGCCGTTGTCGTCTTGGAATGGCTGCCAATGCGATCCGGACGAACTCTCGTGCGGGCGCGAGGCGCCGATGAGACGCTGCATCGCCAGCATTGGCGGCGCGCCGACGAGCACGGCGCGAAACGATCGCTCGCCCCACTCCCCGATCTCGCCCGCCGCTCCTTCGCCGTCGGTCCACCACCCGCCGGCGATCGCGGCGGCGTAGATTGGCAGGGCGTACGTTCCTTCGCCGAAGACCTTCATCGAGTGAATGCCTTCGTAGAATTCATCCGTTCGTGCGTTCCGAATCGACTCTTGATACCAATCGTTGCCGATCCAGTCGTCGGCCCGCGAATTCGCCAACCCCGCCGTGACGCCGGCGCCGAGCGCTAGCCAGCCGAGATTGTCGACGGAATAGTACCGGCGATGATCGGCGACGACCCTCTCCCACAGGCTGGGCGAACCAGTCGGCAGGTCGCGAAGCTCCAGCCGATCGCCGGGCGCGTACGGCGCGAACTCGATTGATTCCAGCCGATCGGAGGGCGAAGAGTCGAACTCGCAGTCCGCACACCAATCTTGCGAAAATGTAAGGTGAAAATCGCCCTCGGAATCGGGGTCGCCCTCGAGCAGCGGCGCCACGGCAAAGTCGACGGGCGTCGTCGCGACGGCAGGCGCGATCAACAGAGCAAACGCGGTCGCAACGCACGCCAATCTCCTGCTGCGGCGAATCGTCGGGGCTTCGACGAGGTCTCGTCGCCATCCGCCGCAGCCGAGAATTTCCGAAGAATTCGAACGATTCATCATCAACAGCGCGAAGATGACCTGCAGGAGTCGGACGTGCGCTCGAATTGGCGCCGGGCGACAGAGGGTCGCCAACGGTTCCGCGGGATCCCTTCCCGCCGATGAGCAGGAAGGCTCCCGAGGCGCGCGGGGATATAGGCATCCCGCACGCAGGCTGCAAGTCCAGTCGCAAGATCTCGGCGCCAGCAACGGCGGCTCAAGAGAGTCGAGCCGCCGTCGACGACTTGCGGACGCACTCGCTACGCAGCCTTGTTCTTCGCCTCGTCGGCTGGGGTGTCCTCAGGCGTCTCGACCTCGCGCTCTCGGCCGAGCGCGTCGTCGTAGAACTTAATGAGATCGGATCGCAACTTGGCCAACGAGGGTTCGTGAGCGTACATCATGTGCCCCCCCTCGTAGTAGGCGGTCGTGAAATTGGCGCGCAGCTCCGCGGGGAGTCTCAGGTGGTCGCGCGTGTATTCCATGGCGAACGCCGGCGTGGCGAGATCGTAGTATCCGCACGCGGCGAAGACCTTGAGGTACGGATTGGCCGCCATCGCGGTGCGGAGCGCGTCCTCGCTGCTGACGTAATTGTTGACGAACCGGTCGTAGTTCCAGGGTTGCACGCGGTCGGTCAGGATCTCGTACACCCCTTCGTCCTCGACCTTCAGGTCGTCGCGCAGGTACTGGTTGATCGCCGAGGTGAACAGGCCGAACACGGCGTCGGCGCTCGGGTCGCACTCGGTCGTTTCGCCGATGTGATCGGGGTCGACGCCGAGGTACCGGCCGTCGAACCGGCCGACGACCTGACCGCGCTTGCGGAGCAGTTCCTTGCCGAACTGCCACATGACGACCCGCAGGTTGGCGCCTTCAATGTACTCGGGCGAGAGACCTGTGAGCTCGGCCATGCGGGCGACGACGTTCTCGTGCTGCTCGGCCGGCAGGTCGGCGCCCGCGGCAAGCGCCCGCAGGTAAGGGCCGCGGGCGAATCGGCGCGCCGCTGCGAAGACGTCTTCGACCGGCCTGTCGAGCCACTTGTCGTCGAGCGCCCCGTGATACCAAGCCGTCGCGGCGTAGCTAGGCAAAAACAACACGTTCGCCAGATCGTTCCCGCCGCCGAACGCGATCGTGCGGAAGTCGACGACTGCCGAGACGAGCACGACCCCGTTGAGATCCATGCGATAACGCTGCTGCAAATGTCCGGCGAGTCCCGCGGCCCGCAGGCCGCCGTAGCTCTCGCCCAGCACGAATTTGGGCGAGCCCCACCGGCCGTACTTGGTCGTGAAGTCGTGAATGAACTGGCCGACGCTGTGAAGATCCTCGCGGTAGCCGTGGAACTGCGACTTGTCCTCGCCGTCGGCGGGCCGGCTGAATCCCGTGCTCACCGGATCGACGAACACGAGGTCCGTGACGTCGAGCAGCGAGTAGGGATTGTCGATCAACTCGCCCGGGGGCCGCTGGGGCTTGGCGTCGCTGTCAAGCTTCACCCGCTTGGGGCCGAGCATCCCCAGGTGAAGCCACACCGACGAACTTCCGGGACCGCCGTTGAAGCAAAACGTGATTGGCCGCTCGCCCGGCTTGGCGCCCTCCTTCGTGTACGCGACGAAGAAGACGCGGGCCTTGGGCTTGCCGTCTTCGGATTTCAGCAGCAGCTTGCCTGCGGTGGCGGTGACGGCGATCGACTGGCCGTCGATTTCGACCGTGTGGGACGTCACGGCCGGTTTGCCGGCGTCCTTGACAGATTTGTCGTCGTCTTTGGCGGATTTCTGCCTGGAGGCTTTGGTGGCGTCGTCGGCTTTGTCCGCTTTCGCTGCGGGCTGATCTGCCTGTTCGGCGGCCGACACGGGCGGAGCGGCGCTTGCCGAGAGCCCAAGCAAGAGCGCCAAGCTTGCCGCCCAGCAAGTCGTATTCGTGCGGAGCGGCGACGCTGCCGCGGGGCTGATCGATTGGGTCACGGTCGTCCTCGTCATCTGATGTTCGACGTCGGTTCGTCTTTGCTGCCAACGTTTGCGAGTTTGATGCGGCTGAGGGGGCGCGCGGCAACGATTCCAGACACCCTCTGCGCAAGCAGGCAACACCCATTTACGCCGACTCTCGGCTGGATCCGGCAGAGGACTAATTATACGTCAAGATCCGAGACGTTGCGGGGGGCAAAACTGGGCCAGCGACTCGCCAGAATCGGACTGAAGTGCGAGCCGCCGCACAAAGGCGAATCGTCGCATCGCACCGGCGCCCCGTTCCATGCACGCCGCCCCGCCGAAAGCTTGCCGAGCGAAAACGTTCGACGCCAGGGCTGGTCGGCGCGGTTCTCTCCATGCCATCATGCTGGTCTGGAATTCGTCCGGCACGCTGAACAGTGCGTCCGCGCTTCGCGAACGCTGTTTCGGTCACTTCGATGTTCGCTTTCCCGCGCCATGGCAACTGTCGATCTGCCCGTCGAACTCGGAGACGCGATCGTCCGCGCCCGGGGACTCACCCGCTCGTACCAAGTCGGCGAGTCGGTCGTCCACGCCCTGCGCAGCGTCGATCTCGACGTCCTGCCGGGCGAGTTTCTGGGAGTCGTCGGCGTGAGCGGTTCGGGCAAGAGCACGCTGTTGCACGTGATTGGCGGGCTTGACGCGCCGACTTCCGGCGACGTGACCGTGGCCGGAGCCGCGCTCGGGGCAATGTCTCGCAAGGGGCGATCGATGTATCGCCGCAATACGGTCGGGTTCGTCTTTCAATCGTTTTACTTGATCCCCGCGTTGTCGGCGCTGGGCAATTTGAAGTTGGCGCTCACGCTGCAAGGAGTCTACGGCAAGTCGCGCGACGAACTGGCCTGGGCGGCGCTCGAGCGCGTCGGGCTGGCCGATCGG from Pirellulales bacterium includes these protein-coding regions:
- a CDS encoding peptidase S10, yielding MTRTTVTQSISPAAASPLRTNTTCWAASLALLLGLSASAAPPVSAAEQADQPAAKADKADDATKASRQKSAKDDDKSVKDAGKPAVTSHTVEIDGQSIAVTATAGKLLLKSEDGKPKARVFFVAYTKEGAKPGERPITFCFNGGPGSSSVWLHLGMLGPKRVKLDSDAKPQRPPGELIDNPYSLLDVTDLVFVDPVSTGFSRPADGEDKSQFHGYREDLHSVGQFIHDFTTKYGRWGSPKFVLGESYGGLRAAGLAGHLQQRYRMDLNGVVLVSAVVDFRTIAFGGGNDLANVLFLPSYAATAWYHGALDDKWLDRPVEDVFAAARRFARGPYLRALAAGADLPAEQHENVVARMAELTGLSPEYIEGANLRVVMWQFGKELLRKRGQVVGRFDGRYLGVDPDHIGETTECDPSADAVFGLFTSAINQYLRDDLKVEDEGVYEILTDRVQPWNYDRFVNNYVSSEDALRTAMAANPYLKVFAACGYYDLATPAFAMEYTRDHLRLPAELRANFTTAYYEGGHMMYAHEPSLAKLRSDLIKFYDDALGREREVETPEDTPADEAKNKAA
- a CDS encoding ABC transporter ATP-binding protein, translated to MATVDLPVELGDAIVRARGLTRSYQVGESVVHALRSVDLDVLPGEFLGVVGVSGSGKSTLLHVIGGLDAPTSGDVTVAGAALGAMSRKGRSMYRRNTVGFVFQSFYLIPALSALGNLKLALTLQGVYGKSRDELAWAALERVGLADRAEHRPGQLSVGQQQRVAVARALLHRPPLLLADEPTANLDRTNAIHLMDMLAELREGLGTTVVMVTHDQALAQRYCTRTVAMADGRLEPGGENAP
- a CDS encoding phosphatase PAP2 family protein translates to MNRSNSSEILGCGGWRRDLVEAPTIRRSRRLACVATAFALLIAPAVATTPVDFAVAPLLEGDPDSEGDFHLTFSQDWCADCEFDSSPSDRLESIEFAPYAPGDRLELRDLPTGSPSLWERVVADHRRYYSVDNLGWLALGAGVTAGLANSRADDWIGNDWYQESIRNARTDEFYEGIHSMKVFGEGTYALPIYAAAIAGGWWTDGEGAAGEIGEWGERSFRAVLVGAPPMLAMQRLIGASRPHESSSGSHWQPFQDDNGVSGHSFMGAVPFLTAAQLTENRWLRSGLYAGSTLAGLSRVNDNHHYASQVIMGWWMAYLATRSVAFVDLDFAVQPVLQTSPEGFTGLSFEKRW
- a CDS encoding class I SAM-dependent methyltransferase, whose translation is MNIDTYRDVIELGCGYGTFSIPVASAISGTLHTFDVDPEMVARTAERAAGLPIVCSVRDVVELGFGVRADAVLLFNILHCEQPVALLRHAAESLNADGRVLAIHWRHDKTPRGPNLDIRPRPEQVVLWAAKAGLRPVGAVIDLPPWHYGLAFASEQPANVLGASLHTDSLA